A DNA window from Ostrea edulis chromosome 5, xbOstEdul1.1, whole genome shotgun sequence contains the following coding sequences:
- the LOC125651684 gene encoding uncharacterized protein LOC125651684 gives MGVKRKSDEMELEMEGSQRQSVLNISMCKLQSPSAKKVEPSLLKSVLILNTLKHIETELRKEGISSELPPSASLSFHSDAENFTMDVLPLDSLDGSSDYIEQDMSDLHININLPQGMDGVDDQSISKAPLPPFETFVELSNSSNHNANNSPKNKVTGQKFDIWSSTLPTNLPFKVEDVLGDTDLSQCDFDIFTSLSSTIKLTPLSAEEVLHSFPSNSLSDSYQSFLSTSCKSDILPEEIDNIMQILVGT, from the coding sequence ATGGGGGTCAAGCGAAAATCAGACGAAATGGAATTGGAGATGGAGGGGAGTCAAAGGCAATCAGTTCTTAATATATCTATGTGCAAGCTTCAAAGCCCATCAGCAAAAAAGGTTGAACCATCACTTCTTAAATCAGTACTTATTTTAAACACTTTAAAACATATTGAAACAGAACTTAGGAAAGAAGGCATAAGCAGCGAGTTGCCCCCCTCCGCCAGTCTCTCATTTCACAGCGATGCTGAAAACTTCACCATGGATGTACTCCCTCTGGATTCCTTAGATGGCTCCAGTGATTACATAGAACAAGACATGTCCGACCTTCACATCAACATTAACCTTCCACAGGGAATGGACGGTGTAGATGACCAAAGCATTTCAAAAGCACCTCTTCCTCCATTTGAAACATTCGTTGAACTTTCAAATTCAAGCAATCACAATGCCAACAATTCACCAAAGAACAAGGTCACAGGCCAAAAATTTGACATCTGGAGCTCCACCCTTCCGACAAACTTACCTTTCAAGGTAGAAGATGTTCTAGGTGACACTGACTTGTCTCAGTGTGACTTCGATATTTTCACATCACTCTCATCAACAATCAAGTTGACACCTTTAAGTGCCGAGGAAGTCCTACATTCGTTTCCCTCCAATTCCCTGTCAGATTCTTACCAATCTTTTCTGTCAACCTCCTGTAAAAGCGACATTCTCCCAGAGGAAATTGACAATATTATGCAGATTTTGGTAGGAACATAG